A single window of Streptomyces griseoviridis DNA harbors:
- a CDS encoding alginate lyase family protein: MSRTDSPISSQDAGPSRRGLLKAVGGVSAALAVGASASALTGGTASAAPATFTHPGMLHAYGELNRAKVYVAAGKEPWLSGWNRLVANAHSASSWTPNPQATVIRGGTGENYGILYNDIHAAYQNALRWKIGGTTANADTAVKILNAWSAKLTTVTGNADRFLAAGIYGYQFANAAELMRGYSGFDLDRFKTMMLDVFYPLNNDFLLNHNTACVTNYWANWDLCTMNSILAIGILCDDAAKYDQAVTYFKNGAGNGSVTHAIPFVYADQGLAQYQESGRDQGHTMMGMGQLATFCEMAWSQGDDLYGYDNNRVMKCAQYIAKYNLGQDVPFTTYTWGTGQSCSQQSQTVIATDSRGQLRPVWDILYYHYAKRRGLSVPYIQAMAESVRPEGGGGDYGSTSGGFDQLGFGTLMYAK, translated from the coding sequence ATGAGCCGCACCGATTCCCCCATCAGTTCTCAGGACGCCGGGCCGAGCCGTCGGGGCCTGCTGAAGGCCGTGGGCGGAGTCTCCGCCGCGCTCGCCGTCGGCGCCTCGGCCTCCGCGCTCACCGGCGGCACCGCGAGCGCCGCGCCGGCGACGTTCACCCACCCGGGCATGCTGCACGCCTACGGCGAACTGAACCGCGCCAAGGTGTACGTGGCCGCGGGCAAGGAGCCCTGGCTGTCCGGTTGGAACCGGCTGGTCGCCAACGCGCATTCGGCCAGCTCCTGGACGCCCAACCCCCAGGCCACCGTCATCCGCGGCGGGACCGGCGAGAACTACGGGATTCTGTACAACGACATCCACGCGGCCTACCAGAACGCGCTGCGCTGGAAGATCGGCGGCACCACCGCCAACGCGGACACGGCAGTCAAGATCCTCAACGCGTGGTCGGCGAAACTGACCACCGTGACCGGCAACGCCGACCGGTTCCTGGCGGCCGGGATCTACGGCTACCAGTTCGCGAACGCCGCTGAACTGATGCGCGGCTACAGCGGGTTCGACCTCGACCGGTTCAAGACGATGATGCTCGACGTCTTCTATCCGCTCAACAACGACTTCCTCCTCAACCACAACACCGCCTGCGTCACCAACTACTGGGCCAACTGGGACCTCTGCACCATGAACTCGATCCTCGCGATCGGGATCCTGTGCGACGACGCGGCCAAGTACGACCAGGCGGTCACCTACTTCAAGAACGGCGCGGGCAACGGCTCCGTCACCCACGCGATCCCGTTCGTCTACGCCGACCAGGGCCTCGCCCAGTACCAGGAGAGCGGACGCGACCAGGGCCACACCATGATGGGCATGGGCCAGCTCGCCACGTTCTGCGAGATGGCCTGGTCCCAGGGCGACGACCTGTACGGCTACGACAACAACCGCGTCATGAAGTGCGCCCAGTACATCGCCAAGTACAACCTCGGCCAGGACGTGCCCTTCACCACGTACACCTGGGGCACCGGGCAGAGTTGCTCGCAGCAGTCGCAGACCGTGATCGCCACCGACAGCCGCGGCCAACTCCGTCCGGTGTGGGACATCCTGTACTACCACTACGCGAAGCGCCGCGGACTCTCCGTCCCGTACATCCAGGCCATGGCGGAGTCGGTACGCCCCGAAGGCGGCGGAGGCGACTACGGCTCGACGAGCGGCGGCTTCGACCAACTCGGCTTCGGCACCCTGATGTACGCCAAGTAG